The Lactuca sativa cultivar Salinas chromosome 2, Lsat_Salinas_v11, whole genome shotgun sequence genome includes a window with the following:
- the LOC111888911 gene encoding uncharacterized protein LOC111888911, with amino-acid sequence MDMSTRETSNQIHDDASSSMTIKTDDVVPWSYLNHDVISLVMMQLGVIDFLAFSGVCKSWRSVARSNWKTFMTSKPPMLMLILPVGNNDRQCWLVDSEGKEFRTIIPHSAGWGCVGLTCGYLILLRWKTYDFWLVNPITRHELHFPPAPCVSDYVSKITSVLFISPSMSKLVFVILASNQIWFSIENEGGWNFVSSTFDFTFKDLHVFKGRIYSVSNKGHFCELTLEPEPKLTLLKTKSLLDEDVSFRELVSWGENIYVRENLMAYKLDFCEMEWVPFQYTGDENEVAFFLSDLSHGAAAKPESWGSEPGRYVVFEGGGKGRFFIAVQWYFPHECLNVNLLHDA; translated from the coding sequence ATGGATATGTCAACGAGAGAGACTAGTAACCAGATTCATGATGATGCATCTAGCAGTATGACTATCAAAACTGATGATGTGGTACCATGGTCATACCTCAACCATGATGTGATTTCATTAGTTATGATGCAACTGGGAGTTATCGATTTTCTTGCATTCAGTGGAGTTTGCAAGTCATGGAGATCAGTAGCACGCAGTAACTGGAAAACATTTATGACATCCAAACCACCAATGCTGATGTTGATCCTTCCCGTTGGTAATAATGATAGGCAATGCTGGCTAGTGGATTCTGAAGGAAAAGAGTTCAGAACCATAATTCCCCATTCTGCTGGCTGGGGATGTGTTGGATTAACTTGTGGTTACTTGATTTTGTTGAGGTGGAAAACATACGACTTCTGGCTTGTGAATCCAATCACTAGGCATGAACTTCATTTCCCTCCTGCTCCTTGTGTGTCTGATTATGTGTCAAAAATCACTTCTGTCCTTTTCATTTCACCTTCAATGTCTAAATTGGTGTTTGTTATCTTAGCCAGTAATCAAATATGGTTTTCTATAGAGAATGAGGGAGGATGGAATTTTGTTTCCTCCACTTTCGACTTTACCTTTAAGGATTTACATGTTTTCAAGGGGAGGATATATAGTGTAAGTAATAAAGGTCATTTTTGCGAACTCACACTCGAGCCTGAGCCCAAACTGACTTTACTGAAAACCAAGAGTCTTCTTGATGAGGATGTATCTTTCCGGGAGCTTGTAAGTTGGGGTGAAAACATTTATGTGAGGGAAAACTTGATGGCTtataaattagatttttgtgaaatgGAATGGGTGCCTTTCCAATATACTGGAGACGAAAATGAAGTTGCTTTCTTTCTTAGCGACTTGAGTCATGGTGCTGCTGCTAAACCAGAGTCGTGGGGATCAGAGCCTGGGAGATATGTTGTTTTTGAAGGAGGTGGAAAGGGAAGGTTCTTTATTGCAGTTCAATGGTATTTTCCCCATGAATGTTTGAATGTTAATCTCTTACACGATGCATGA